TTACTTCAAACCGTTTGGGGCTATGACTACTTCGGTGATGTTCGTACTGTTGACGTTACCGTTCGTCGCTTACGTGAAAAAATTGAAGATAACCCAAGTCACCCAGCGTGGTTAGTAACAAGACGCGGAGTGGGCTATTATTTACGCAATCCAGAACAAGAATAAATAACAAGAAGTGGTCGCCGAAGTGAAAAAAATTCGGCGACCACTTTTTTTGGGTATTTTCGCATACGTAGCTACTATTTTTATAAATAAATCGACCCAATTAACAGGAAAAACAATACGTCTACCCCATAACATATGGTATACTAATTTAAATATATTACCCCGAATAGGAGTAGAAAGACTTATGCATAAAATGAGATTTTTTCAGTCTGTACAATTTAAGTTAGTTATTATGTATTTGCTACTAATTATTGTTGCAATGCAAGTAATCGGCGCGTATTTTGTACGTGAACTGGAAGGGCAACTGGAGAAGAATTTTCAAGATTCTATTACGAACAGTATTACGCTTTTGGATTACAACGCTAGAGAAGAAATTATTAAAAATAGCGATAACTCCGTAAAGTTACAAAATGATATTAGAGAACTCTTAGTCGACTTTTCTCGCGCAAGTAGCAACTTAATCGAAGTAAGAATAGTTGATGATAAAGGAAAAATTCTCGGTACATCTAATTTAAATAATCAAGGAATTGTTGGTCAAAAAAGCAATGATCCCCTTGTAAAAAGAACGCTGTCACTTGGAACGACTTCTGAGGACAAAATCTATAAAGACGAATCGAATAAAAATAACCGCGTTTGGGTGAACGTATCCTCCATCAAAAATAAAGGCAAAGTGATAGGGGCTATTTATCTTGTCGCCGATATCGAAAGTGTCTATAAACAAGTAGATGATATTACAAATATTTTCATCACAGGTACTTTGATTGCGATGATTATTACCGCAGTACTCGGAATTTTGCTATCAAGAACGATTACTAAGCCAATTGTTGAAATGAAACGACAAGCTTATGCGATGGCTCGCGGGAATTACAGCCGTAAAGTTAAAGTATACGGTGTCGATGAAATTGGAGAACTAGCGGATTCCTTTAATACGTTAACGAAACGAGTCCAAGAAGCCCAAGCGATGACAGAAGGGGAACGACGCAAGCTTTCCTCCGTACTCGCATATATGACCGATGGCGTAATTGCGACAGACCGCCGCGGGAAAGTAATTCTTATTAATACGCCCGCAGAAAAAATGCTACGTGTAAAACATGAAAGTGCGAATGGGCGCTCTATTATTGATGTGTTAGATATTGGAGACACATACCAATTTGAAGATTTGATGGAAGTTGATGGTTCGCTAACAATGGACCGCAGTACTTTCGACAAACCTTATGTACTTCGCGCTAATTTCTCCGTTATCCAAAGAGAAACTGGTTTTAACAATGGCGTAATCGCAGTACTTCATGATATTACTGATCAAGAAAAAGTGGACCAAGAACGTCGCGACTTCGTATCCAACGTATCGCATGAACTAAGAACCCCACTTACAAGTATGCACAGTTATTTAGAAGCATTAAGCGATGGTGCATGGGAAGATAAAGAAATTGCCCCACGCTTCCTTGAAGTAACACAAAATGAGACAGAGCGTATGATTCGCCTAGTTAATGATTTGCTCAAACTTTCCAGAATGGACGGCGGCAGAGAGCAACTCGAAAAAAGCTTCGTGAACTTTACGGATTTCTTTAATCATATTATTGACCGTTTTGAAATGATGAAAAAAGAAACAATCATGTTCAAACGCCACATTCCAAGAGAACCAGTTATTATCGAAATTGATGAAGATAAAGTGATGCAAGTGCTGGATAATATTATCTCTAACGCCAACAAGTATTCACCAGATGGCGGCCGCATCTCCTTCTATCTGAAGAAATTTGAAGATGAAATTGAAGTAAGTATTGCCGATGAAGGTTTAGGCGTACCAGACGAAGATTTAGCGAATGTATTTGACCGATTCTTCCGCGTAGATAAAGCTCGTTCGCGGGAAATGGGCGGAACAGGGTTAGGGCTTGCCATCGCTCGAGAAGTTATCGAAGCACATGGCGGTCGAATTTGGGCCGAACGTAATAAAACCAAAGGGACCATAATTAAATTCACCCTGCCATACAGTGACTTACCGGAGGATGATTGGGAATGATGAAAAAAACAGGATTTCGCTCATTTGTACTAACCATTTTAGTTGTACTCAGCATCGTCCTAAGCTACTTTATTTGGAAGGGACAACCTGATTACGAAGCAATTAATGTAAAAGAAGTGGAAAAAACAACCATTGATAAAACAATGACAACTTCACAAGTATTCAAACCATACAAGTTAGCTGTTAATGCAAATGAAAGTAATTACCAAAGTTTAGATGATGATTTATTAAACGAACTAATGGCACAAGGGAAAGCCTTCAGTTTCTCGGAAGTAGTATTAGCTAATAAAAAAAGTAGTGAAGACTATGAGAAATTAATCCATAAAAACGGAACAATCGAGATCATTTTCCCCAATAATATCCCGTTCTCTATTTTTGCTCAAATTTTTCAAATAGAAGGGGAAGGGCTTGAATCGGCGTTCTTTAATCGAATTGTGTTTGATGTTAATAATACGGATACCGGGCTACACTCGGTTTATTTCGCAAATGACGATCAAGAAAATATTTACCAAAGCTCACTTCAAAATAAAGACATCGATAAAATCGAAAAAATTGTTAAAAAGAATGAAAGCAAGCTGACTCAAAATGATAAACTAATTTCAAACAAACGCAATCTTTTCTTAAGCTCTGAAAAAACAAAACTAGATCGCAAAAAATATATCATCGATTCGCTTGAAATTAATTTATTCACGTCCGCACTATTCCAAGATTCTGGTACTGTTAAAAGTGAAGGAAACACCTACACGGATGGCTCAAGTGTCATTGAAATGGATACAGATAACAAAGTATTAGAGTATGTAAACCCATCGCAAGAACGCACGAATCCGGAAGACCTTAGCAGTGTCAAACGAGCTGGACTTATTCAAGATAGTTTTAACTTTGTGAACGACCACGCTGGCTGGACTGGCGACGGCGCTTACTACTTCACAGGTTATGCTGGGGAAAGTGCGACGACTAATTTCAGTTTATTCATTGATAATTTACAAGTATACAATGAGAATGGTATGGCGGATATTTCCGTAACAGAAGGACTCGAAGCAGTTTATAAATACATGAGACCATTTTTCCGCTTAGATACTGATGTTCCGGGAGAGAAAAAAGAAGTAACGCTACCATCCTCTTATTCGGTCTATAACGCTCTGGCTCAAAATCCAAACGTCAAAGCAGAAGAAATTGAAGATATTGTTCCTGGCTATCATATGACACGAAGCGAATCTTCGGGCATGAATCGCCTTGTGACTCTAGAACCAACATGGCTGTACAAGTATCATGATAAATGGTTCATCTTCCAACCAGACGCAGAAAAGGCGGGTGAATAAAAATGGATTGGCGTAAAACACAAATGATTTTTATTGTGACTCTCCTTATTCTTAATGTCTTTTTAGCAGTAATATTTTTCAACAAGCAGTTATCGGATGACCCAGATACACTCGGAAATGAGACGTTAGAAGAACGATTAAAAGCAGATAATATTTCCCATCCGGATTTGTCGACCAAACCTACGAGCGGTTCCATTTTCACTACAGAGCGAGCTGCATTTACAACAAAAGATGTAAGCAACTTTACAGGACAAGCAATTACACTGAAAGATAACAATAAACAAATCTATTCTGTCCTACAAAACCCAGTAAAAGCTGGCAAAAAAGGGACCAATCCAGAGTTTCAAAAATTTATGGAATCAAGTGTTTATCGCGGGGAGTCTTACCAATTCTGGAATTATGATAAGGACGCGCGGACGCTTACTTTTAATCAATTAATTAATAACAATATGGTTCTGTTTGATGAAGCGGGCCAAATTACTTTTTATTTAGATCAAGATGACCGAGTAATCTCGTATGAGCAAACTTGGATGTCGAAGCAAGATGATTTAAAAGATAAGACCAATTTAATGTCAGCAACAGATGCACTAGAGGCAGTTTATCAGCACGGAGAATTGAAGCAAGACAGCGACGTGGTTTCTGCAACATTTGGCTACTACACGACCGTACAGCTTCCTTCTGGAAATGTATACTTCCCAGTTTGGTGCTTTGAAGTAAAACATTCTGGTGAAACTAACTACGTCCTCGTAAATGCTAAAGACGAACAAGTAATTAACCAATCAGAAAACAAATCAACCACCGAACCAGGTACAGAATTATCAAGCCGTCAGAAAGCCAAATAAAAAACGAGTCAACCTAATTATTATGAAAAATTAGGTTGGCTTTTTCAAACGATAGGGCATGCAATTTTACTGAATTAGCGTTACAATGAAAGATATATAAGCCTTTAGGGGGATAAAAAATGTTCGCAAATAAAATTTTAACGGAAAAAGATACGGACCAAATCCGATTTAGTATATTAGCCAGTGGAAGCTCAGGCAATGCTACACTTGTCGAAACAGGAGACCAAAAAATTCTGATTGACTGTGGTTTGAGTGGCAAGAAAATGGAAGGACTTTTCGCGCAAGTTGGTCGTGATATGAACGATTTAGACGCGATTCTAATTACTCACGAACATTCAGACCATATTAAAGGTTTAGGGGTGCTTGCGCGTAAATACAAACTCCCTATTTATGCCAATGCTAAAACATGGAAAGCAATGGATAATATGATTGGTGAAGTTTCTTCAGACCAAAAATTCCAATTTGATATGGAAACAGTAAAATCCTTTGGTAGTATGCAAGTGGAATCTTTTGGCGTCTCTCATGATGCGATTGAGCCGATGTTTTACATATTTCATAAAGGGAATAAAAAATTTGTAATGATAACGGACACGGGCTATGTGAGCGACCGAATGAAAGGACATATTGCGGGGGCTGATGCTTATCTTTTTGAAAGTAATCATGATGTAGAAATGCTTCGAATGGGACGCTATCCGTGGAATGTAAAACGCAGAATCCTTGGTGACGAGGGACACGTGAGCAATGAAGATGCAGCGATAGCAATGAGTGAAGTTATTACCGATCAAACTAAACGAATTTATTTGGGACATCTTAGTAAAGACAACAATATGAAAGAACTTGCGAGAATGAGCGTAACGCAAACACTTATGGCAGAAGGAATTGATGTTGGCGGCAAACTAGAAATTTTTGACACAGATCCTGATAACGCTACGTCCATCTTTACTATTTGAGTTTCACCGTTTTTTTAAAGCTTTTTCATCGTTTTTTCATATTTGGGGTTTATTATGGAAGTATATAAATGCGAAATTTGCAGAGAGGAAGGAAGACATGGACGAGAAAGAAAAGAATTTAAATGAAAACAGCGAGAAAGAAAGCACGCCAAAAAGAGAGGTCGAGGAGACTTTACATACTAACGAGAGCTCGCAACCAGTCCAAGAAACTCCTATTGTAGAGGGCGTGACCCCAGAAGGTGAGAAGTTTGCCGGAGCAACAGAAGATGCAGCCGAGGCAAGTTCTACAAATGCATTTTTTGAAGAAGCAAGTAATAAAGAATCAGAACCTGCTAGACCAGCTCCAGGACCAAGACGTGCTGGGACAACTGGTGGCGGGGCAGTTCCACCTAATAGAGTGAGTAATGGCGGAAGTGGTAACGGGAACGGCGAACCACCAAAACGCGGCAAACACTTTATTGGTTACTTTTTAACAGCACTTATTGGTGTTATTATCGGAGGACTTATTATTTTCTTTGTCGCTTGGGATAATGGCGACAACGCAGATACAACTTCAAACTCGAATAATAAAGCTACCAAAGTAGAAAAAGTTTCAGTAGATACAACATCAGATGTAACAAAAGCAGTAGACAAAGTGCAAGATGCGGTAGTGAGTGTACTAAATTACCAATCATCTTCATCCCTTGATGGAACAACAACTTCTGAACAAGAAGCTTCCTCAGGATCTGGTGTTATTTATAAAAAAGCAAATGGAAAAGCCTACATCGTAACAAATAATCACGTTGTTGCGGATGCAAATAAATTAGAAGTAACTTTTACAAACGGTAAAAAATCCGAAGCAAAATTACTTGGAACAGATGAATGGAACGATTTAGCTGTTCTCGAAATTGATGATAAAAATGTTAGCACAGTTGCTGCATTTGGAGATTCTGATTCATTAAAACTTGGCGAACCAGCAATTGCAATTGGTAGTCCACTTGGAACAGAATTTTCCGGTTCAGTAACGCAAGGTATTATTTCCGGTCTAAACCGCGCAGTACCAGTTGATACAAATGGCGACGGAACAGAAGACTGGGAAGCAGATGTTATCCAAACAGATGCAGCTATTAACCCTGGTAACAGTGGTGGAGCTTTAATTAATATTGAAGGCCAAGTAATTGGTATTAACTCAATGAAAATTTCGATGGAAAATGTAGAAGGTATTAGCTTTGCAATTCCAAGTAACACAGTAGAACCAATCATCGAACAACTAGAAACAAAAGGCGAAGTAGAACGTCCATCTCTAGGCGTATCCTTACGTGACGTTGATACAATTCCAGAAACACAACAAAAAAATATCTTGAAATTACCTGATAGCGTAGATTATGGCGCAATGGTACAACAAGTAGTATCCGGTTCTGCAGCAGACAAAGCAGGCTTGAAACAATACGATGTTATTGTTGAACTAAACGGCCAAAAAGTAACAAACTCCATGACATTACGCAAAATTCTATACGGTAACGACGTGAAAATTGGCGATAAAGTCAAAGTGAAATACTATCGTGACGGTAAAGAAAAATCCACAGATATTAAATTAGAAGCAGCAAAAACAACTACATGATAACAAAAAGCCATTCTCTTGAAAAAGAGGATGGCTTTTTTTCTGTGGAAAACTTGTGGATAGCGATTTTTTTCGGATATAGATATGGTAGAGAACAAGAATTCTCCTACTAAATATAGAACTAGTTTGTGGATATGTGGATAACTTCTGTGGATAACCTGTGTGTAAGCAGTGAATATCTTGTGGAAAAGAACAATTTTGATAATTTAATCAATAAACACAGATTTATTTTTGAAAAAAACACATTTTTTGCGAAAATATAGGTCAAAAAAGAAAAATGTGGATAGAAAGCCATTTATCCACATTTTTACTTTTTATAAGCTGGATATGTGACAAGGAAAATAACTTTACATAGAGATTTGATTCGCGAGATTGATTGTAGGAGAAGGGGTTCCACTGTTTGGTGGAGTTTGAGTTTTGAATAGTTAGGTGACGATTTTACCTGTGGATAAGCTGTGGATAGTGAAATTTGGCTATCATATATATTGTGGGGAATATACGTTCGGACACAAAATAGAGAAGCAGCTTGTGGATATGTGGATAATTTTTGGGGATAACTTGTGTATAAGGGCGGGATAACCTGTGGAATAACTTTTTATGGAAAGCTGCTCTTATTTTATTTTGACTAGTGCAATGAGGGATTTTTGATGTATGATAAAAGTATTAAAAAAGATAAGGGTGGCATAAATGAATATCCAAATTGTAACGGTCGGGAAATTAAAAGAAAAATATTTAGTGCAAGGAATCGCCGAATATTTAAAACGATTGGGCGCCTATGCGAAAGTAACGATTGTGGAAGTTCCGGATGAGAAAGCTCCGGAAGTGCTGAGTGATGCGGAAATGAAGCAAGTGAAAGATAAAGAGGGTGCGCGGATTTTAGCGAAGATTCCGGACGATGCCCATGTGATTGCGCTGGCGATTGATGGGAAAATGAAGTCGAGTGAAGAATTTGCGGCGGATTTGGATAAGCTGGCGACTTATGGTAAGAGTAAGGTGACGTTTGTGATTGGTGGATCGCTAGGACTTAGTGAGGCGGTGTTGAAACGGAGTAATGAGCGGATTTCGTTTGGGAGGTTAACGCTGCCACACCAGTTGATGAGATTGGTGCTGGTGGAGCAGGTTTACCGGGCGTTTCGGATTGTTCGGGGGGAGCCTTATCATAAGTGAAATAAATCGGATGAATGCGTTATTTCATCCGACTAAACAGAATTAATTTTTAGGAGTGTTGAAAATGGTCTTTCTAAAAAAATACGGTTTTTACTTTTTATTACTCGGCGTTTTGAGTGATTTTCTAACGCCTTACATACTTGGAATTTTTTACCCAGAATTAAACCAAATGACACGGGTTATGAGTGTGTTTGGGGATGTGGCTAGTCCGGTGCGGGGAGCGTTTTTGGTTTGGTCGGTGGTGTCTGGGGTGTTCTTTGTGCTCGCTTTGCCGGCGATTTATCAGAGCGTTGTTAAAACTTCGCGGACTTTGGCGATTTTGCTTGCTTCTGCGATTGGTTTGTATGGGATTGGCGATTGTATTTTTACCGGGTTGTTTAGTATTGATACGGAGCAGGCGAGCTGGACGTTTTCGACTTGGGTGCATAATATTGGCTCGGGGCTTGGTTATGCGGGATTTTTGATTTTTCCGTTGTTTCTGGTCATTCTTTACCGGAAAACTGGCGATAAAACCCGCAGCAATATCTATCTAGTTTTACTCATTGTTAGTTTGCTGTCGGCTGGTGTTTATGGGCTTGCGCGGATTCCTGCTGTGAATGACTTGCCAGTTTTAGATGAAATTGGTTTTTGCCAGCGGATTAGTTTCTTTTTTAATTATTTACCGATTGTTGTTTTTGGAATTGATCGGATTAGAAAACCCTAGATTGTTTAAGAATCTAGGGTTTTTTGTTCGCAAAGTTCGATAAATTGCTGGAAATCTTCTTGTTTTGCTAGTTTTTTGACGAAGCTGCGTTCGTTTAAGATGGTTACGAGTTGGCCGAATAATTCTTCAAAAGAGTTGTCGCGTTCTTCTTTCATAGTGAGTAGGAGGACGAGTTTGACGCGATTTCCGCCCCAGTCGATTGGTTTATCAAGTGAGCATACGGCGACGGCATTTTTTTTCGCGCTTCGCTGGATGGCATGTGGGATGGCGTAGTAGTTGCCGTAACAGGTGCTTGATAATTGTTCGCGCTCGAATACTTTTGCTACGTAATCGGGGTCGCAGTAGTCAAATGCAGTTAATTGTTCGCAAAGAAAGGTGATGGTTTCTTCTTTTGATTTGAAGTTTTGTTTTGGAAAGAACAGTTCTTTTTTGAAAAATTTTCTGGAGATTGATTCCGTTTTTTGCTTAGTTTCTAAAATATGCTTGATTTTTTGCAAATCGCTCTCTGCTAAAAGCAAATCGTAGTGATAGACTGGGATGTCGGTTGTTAGGTTTAATGGTTCGGCGGTTAAAATTAAGTGAATTTCTTTGTCTAAGGTGAATTGTTTTATGTCGAAAATGGATTGGGAAACGAGTAAATCAATCGAAAAATCAGGTATTTTCTTTAGTTGATTATGAATTAAGCGTTGACTGCCTGCGCCGTACGGGGTAACTAAGAGTATCTTTCTCTTTTTGCCGTGATTAATTGTTTCTGAAGCGGACAGAAAGTGTAACGCGATATAAGCGATTTCGTCATCTGGGAAAGTGATCGCAAGCTCTTTTTGAATAAAGGCAGAGGCATAAACACTGACGTTATAAATAAATGGGAACTTGTTTTTTAATTCTTCGGTGAGTGGGTTGGTTAAATATTGTTTGTGATTGGCTCTTTTGTAAAGGGCTGAAATGTGGGCCACTAGATAGGTGGCTATTTTTTCGTCAGCTGAAAAGTCAATATGGAAATTTTGGTCCACTGCTTCAAGGAGCCGAGTGACAACGCTGCCAAAAACTTTTGCGTCAATGGTGGAAGTTGTCGCTAGTTTGCCAGAATATAGCCGGGCGATATAGCTTAGTTCTTGGGTTGGAATATCGATTTGCAGTTCTTCTTCTAACGTTTCGGTTAGGTGCTCCGCCATTTCAAGGCTAGTTTTATCTTGCTCGAGTAAAGCGGTTCGCTCTATATAGCTGCCCATACTAATGCGCTCAATTAAAACGGCGATATGCAAAATGAACGAAATCGTCGAAAAATCATTCATGAAAAATTCATTCTTTTTGTGGTAGGCAATAATAAGCTCGGAAAGTTGTTTTAGATTGCAATAATCGAAGTAATCGGCGTATTTATCTAGGCTTAATTGATGATTTTCGATTTCCTGATTGAGGAATAGATTGAAGATACGGCGCTTTTCTTCTTCGCCTCCCTCGGTTATTAGTTCGTTGTTTTTTCGAATAATACATAGCGACTCATCTTTTTCAGCGATAACCGCGTTGAGCTCTTTAATAATACGAGATAACGTCGATTCGCTAATGAAAAATTGATCCGCTAAATCATAGAAATTGGTATGATCTTGTTCGATAATATGGCGTAATAATTCAAAATGTAGATTTTCGTTATTTTTGGTTAGATTTATTTGTGAAAGCTGCTCATTTGGCGTTAGAAAATAGCCTTTGCCAGCTTTTGATGCGATGATTGTGGAACTAAATGACTGGTTAATTTGCATAATGTCATTTCGCACAGTTTTGGAAGAAACGCCTAACATTTCTGAAAGTGCTTTTGCTGTTACTGTCTTTTGGCTGTCGTTAAGCTTTTCTAACAATGAACGTTGCCTTTCTGAAATAGTCATTATATCCCCCCTAATTCTCCCTTAACCTATTGTTATTATACAACACCAAATAGAGAAAGAGACGAGTTTTTTTGTCCCAATCTCTATTTAAGTGGCTATTAATTAGCAGCGATGTTTTCTTCTTCGGCTTCTTTTTCTAAAGCGACGAGATTTTTCTCATACACTTTTAGGAATGGGTAGTACATTAGGCCGTTTAAGAAAATCAGGATGAATACGAGAACGATGGCTCGCCAGTCCATGGTGGATAGAAATGCTCCAATTGGTGCGGGCATTTGCCAGGAGAAGACGGCGAACGTTTTTCCGACAATCCCGAAATACATACAAAGATAGGTGATGACACCATTGAATACGGATGTAAAAATGAACGGGAAGAAGAAAATCGGATTCAGCATTAGTGGTGTTCCGAAAATTAGCGGCTCAGAAATTCCGAATATGGAAGGTAAGAAGCCGACTTTCCCGACGGTGCTTAGTTGTTTGGACTTGGATCGCATCATTAAAAAGGCAAGTGCGAGAACGGAACCAGAACCACCGATGATAACGAAATATGTCCAGAATGGTGTCGTGAAAATATTCGTCAAATCTTGTCCAGCCATTTTTTCAGCGGCGTTGATTGAAAGGTTTCCGTCACGAATTGGGCCTAGAATTCCGGCAAGTGCGGCATCGTGCACACCGAAGAACCAGAATAAGTGAACTAGGAAAATACTTAGAATTGTGAATGGTAAGCTATCGGCTGCTTTGAAGCTCGGCGCCATTTTTTCATATAAGAATTGGATGGCAGTTGTGTCTAGCAGGTTGAAAATGATAAAGATAATCGAGAAAAAG
The sequence above is drawn from the Listeria monocytogenes genome and encodes:
- a CDS encoding BglG family transcription antiterminator — protein: MTISERQRSLLEKLNDSQKTVTAKALSEMLGVSSKTVRNDIMQINQSFSSTIIASKAGKGYFLTPNEQLSQINLTKNNENLHFELLRHIIEQDHTNFYDLADQFFISESTLSRIIKELNAVIAEKDESLCIIRKNNELITEGGEEEKRRIFNLFLNQEIENHQLSLDKYADYFDYCNLKQLSELIIAYHKKNEFFMNDFSTISFILHIAVLIERISMGSYIERTALLEQDKTSLEMAEHLTETLEEELQIDIPTQELSYIARLYSGKLATTSTIDAKVFGSVVTRLLEAVDQNFHIDFSADEKIATYLVAHISALYKRANHKQYLTNPLTEELKNKFPFIYNVSVYASAFIQKELAITFPDDEIAYIALHFLSASETINHGKKRKILLVTPYGAGSQRLIHNQLKKIPDFSIDLLVSQSIFDIKQFTLDKEIHLILTAEPLNLTTDIPVYHYDLLLAESDLQKIKHILETKQKTESISRKFFKKELFFPKQNFKSKEETITFLCEQLTAFDYCDPDYVAKVFEREQLSSTCYGNYYAIPHAIQRSAKKNAVAVCSLDKPIDWGGNRVKLVLLLTMKEERDNSFEELFGQLVTILNERSFVKKLAKQEDFQQFIELCEQKTLDS
- a CDS encoding PTS sugar transporter subunit IIC, which translates into the protein MRFNTISEKMDQYISPLANKLSQQRHLKATRDAFMSMLPITLFGSIPIILKAAPVTDDTKNGFLLAWANFAEKYDLILNWISGITLGAMSLYICVGITYYLCKHYHEDFLRPLMFSIAGFFMLVLNPIKMGWDGKEVDISFLDGRGILLSIFVAIVTVEGYHWMRKKNVGRITMPDSVPASLSETFAALVPGIILMTFFSIIFIIFNLLDTTAIQFLYEKMAPSFKAADSLPFTILSIFLVHLFWFFGVHDAALAGILGPIRDGNLSINAAEKMAGQDLTNIFTTPFWTYFVIIGGSGSVLALAFLMMRSKSKQLSTVGKVGFLPSIFGISEPLIFGTPLMLNPIFFFPFIFTSVFNGVITYLCMYFGIVGKTFAVFSWQMPAPIGAFLSTMDWRAIVLVFILIFLNGLMYYPFLKVYEKNLVALEKEAEEENIAAN
- the rlmH gene encoding 23S rRNA (pseudouridine(1915)-N(3))-methyltransferase RlmH, yielding MNIQIVTVGKLKEKYLVQGIAEYLKRLGAYAKVTIVEVPDEKAPEVLSDAEMKQVKDKEGARILAKIPDDAHVIALAIDGKMKSSEEFAADLDKLATYGKSKVTFVIGGSLGLSEAVLKRSNERISFGRLTLPHQLMRLVLVEQVYRAFRIVRGEPYHK
- a CDS encoding two-component system regulatory protein YycI; the protein is MDWRKTQMIFIVTLLILNVFLAVIFFNKQLSDDPDTLGNETLEERLKADNISHPDLSTKPTSGSIFTTERAAFTTKDVSNFTGQAITLKDNNKQIYSVLQNPVKAGKKGTNPEFQKFMESSVYRGESYQFWNYDKDARTLTFNQLINNNMVLFDEAGQITFYLDQDDRVISYEQTWMSKQDDLKDKTNLMSATDALEAVYQHGELKQDSDVVSATFGYYTTVQLPSGNVYFPVWCFEVKHSGETNYVLVNAKDEQVINQSENKSTTEPGTELSSRQKAK
- the htrA gene encoding serine protease HtrA; this translates as MDEKEKNLNENSEKESTPKREVEETLHTNESSQPVQETPIVEGVTPEGEKFAGATEDAAEASSTNAFFEEASNKESEPARPAPGPRRAGTTGGGAVPPNRVSNGGSGNGNGEPPKRGKHFIGYFLTALIGVIIGGLIIFFVAWDNGDNADTTSNSNNKATKVEKVSVDTTSDVTKAVDKVQDAVVSVLNYQSSSSLDGTTTSEQEASSGSGVIYKKANGKAYIVTNNHVVADANKLEVTFTNGKKSEAKLLGTDEWNDLAVLEIDDKNVSTVAAFGDSDSLKLGEPAIAIGSPLGTEFSGSVTQGIISGLNRAVPVDTNGDGTEDWEADVIQTDAAINPGNSGGALINIEGQVIGINSMKISMENVEGISFAIPSNTVEPIIEQLETKGEVERPSLGVSLRDVDTIPETQQKNILKLPDSVDYGAMVQQVVSGSAADKAGLKQYDVIVELNGQKVTNSMTLRKILYGNDVKIGDKVKVKYYRDGKEKSTDIKLEAAKTTT
- a CDS encoding DUF998 domain-containing protein, which produces MVFLKKYGFYFLLLGVLSDFLTPYILGIFYPELNQMTRVMSVFGDVASPVRGAFLVWSVVSGVFFVLALPAIYQSVVKTSRTLAILLASAIGLYGIGDCIFTGLFSIDTEQASWTFSTWVHNIGSGLGYAGFLIFPLFLVILYRKTGDKTRSNIYLVLLIVSLLSAGVYGLARIPAVNDLPVLDEIGFCQRISFFFNYLPIVVFGIDRIRKP
- a CDS encoding MBL fold metallo-hydrolase; the protein is MFANKILTEKDTDQIRFSILASGSSGNATLVETGDQKILIDCGLSGKKMEGLFAQVGRDMNDLDAILITHEHSDHIKGLGVLARKYKLPIYANAKTWKAMDNMIGEVSSDQKFQFDMETVKSFGSMQVESFGVSHDAIEPMFYIFHKGNKKFVMITDTGYVSDRMKGHIAGADAYLFESNHDVEMLRMGRYPWNVKRRILGDEGHVSNEDAAIAMSEVITDQTKRIYLGHLSKDNNMKELARMSVTQTLMAEGIDVGGKLEIFDTDPDNATSIFTI
- the yycH gene encoding two-component system activity regulator YycH; this encodes MMKKTGFRSFVLTILVVLSIVLSYFIWKGQPDYEAINVKEVEKTTIDKTMTTSQVFKPYKLAVNANESNYQSLDDDLLNELMAQGKAFSFSEVVLANKKSSEDYEKLIHKNGTIEIIFPNNIPFSIFAQIFQIEGEGLESAFFNRIVFDVNNTDTGLHSVYFANDDQENIYQSSLQNKDIDKIEKIVKKNESKLTQNDKLISNKRNLFLSSEKTKLDRKKYIIDSLEINLFTSALFQDSGTVKSEGNTYTDGSSVIEMDTDNKVLEYVNPSQERTNPEDLSSVKRAGLIQDSFNFVNDHAGWTGDGAYYFTGYAGESATTNFSLFIDNLQVYNENGMADISVTEGLEAVYKYMRPFFRLDTDVPGEKKEVTLPSSYSVYNALAQNPNVKAEEIEDIVPGYHMTRSESSGMNRLVTLEPTWLYKYHDKWFIFQPDAEKAGE
- the walK gene encoding cell wall metabolism sensor histidine kinase WalK — protein: MHKMRFFQSVQFKLVIMYLLLIIVAMQVIGAYFVRELEGQLEKNFQDSITNSITLLDYNAREEIIKNSDNSVKLQNDIRELLVDFSRASSNLIEVRIVDDKGKILGTSNLNNQGIVGQKSNDPLVKRTLSLGTTSEDKIYKDESNKNNRVWVNVSSIKNKGKVIGAIYLVADIESVYKQVDDITNIFITGTLIAMIITAVLGILLSRTITKPIVEMKRQAYAMARGNYSRKVKVYGVDEIGELADSFNTLTKRVQEAQAMTEGERRKLSSVLAYMTDGVIATDRRGKVILINTPAEKMLRVKHESANGRSIIDVLDIGDTYQFEDLMEVDGSLTMDRSTFDKPYVLRANFSVIQRETGFNNGVIAVLHDITDQEKVDQERRDFVSNVSHELRTPLTSMHSYLEALSDGAWEDKEIAPRFLEVTQNETERMIRLVNDLLKLSRMDGGREQLEKSFVNFTDFFNHIIDRFEMMKKETIMFKRHIPREPVIIEIDEDKVMQVLDNIISNANKYSPDGGRISFYLKKFEDEIEVSIADEGLGVPDEDLANVFDRFFRVDKARSREMGGTGLGLAIAREVIEAHGGRIWAERNKTKGTIIKFTLPYSDLPEDDWE